A single window of Micromonas commoda chromosome 6, complete sequence DNA harbors:
- a CDS encoding predicted protein, whose amino-acid sequence MCSIASTRLSAKARLRGVSIGNSSAARRSPSAVVRQPRGESLRVFAARWLLKNCGPKTIEHLGEDVEIPGDFELKGPRVVVGRQASESVSLEIAVPTVSGAHAMLEVSDDAVMVTDLSSTNGTFIEGEELQAGIAYELKEGSEVIFGDEFLACFELLKLKN is encoded by the coding sequence ATGTGCTCGATCGCATCCACGCGCCTGTCCGCCAaggcgcgcctccgcggcgtctcgATCGGAAactcgagcgcggctcgacgctcgccgtcggcTGTCGTCCGTCAGCCGCGTGGCGAGTCTCTGCGcgtgttcgccgcgcgctggctGCTCAAGAACTGCGGCCCGAAGACGATCGAGCACCtgggcgaggacgtggagATCCCGGGCGATTTCGAGCTGAAGGGCCCGCGCGTGGTGGTTGGGCGCCAGGCGTCGGAGAGCGTCTCGCTCGAGATCGCCGTCCCGACGGTGTccggcgcgcacgccatgctggaggtgagcgacgacgcggtgatgGTCACCGATCTGTCGTCCACGAACGGGACCTtcatcgagggcgaggagctccaggCCGGGATAGCCtacgagctcaaggagggATCCGAGGTCATCTTCGGAGACGAGTTCCTCGCGTGCTTCGAGCTCCTCAAGCTCAAAAACTAG